In one window of Frigoriglobus tundricola DNA:
- a CDS encoding serine/threonine protein kinase yields MSSTSFDATRARVPEDTPLFPPRVPPVFASGGPVPGLSSWLLERKLGGGGFGEVWLAKHAWDPELRPRAVKFCTDPAARHRLVTHEKNVVLRVMKYAGKHPNIIPLLDCNLEGDAPWLMYEFVEGGTLAGAVGQWRKLPPHKRIDLAVPALHAIAGALGAVHRFDPPLVHRDMKPHNILMAGSVPRITDFGIGGLALRPAEGTVPESATEGAARLPDELRTAGTRIYAPPEQLFGNAPSPRDDVYALGIIAYQLFTGDLTTAPGPDTDYELRRLRVPGELVTLVMMSAAINPDRRPADAGVWADVLEAFLRKTHRDTDPTTSRVPTVTVPALAEPVSSRSEPLPARTEPAPAETVPHHPSPPRIKAHWGVWDGSQSVRRKNTQTSAAWVLIASLLIVIGLFATFLVLMSRPAG; encoded by the coding sequence ATGAGTAGCACCTCGTTCGACGCAACGCGTGCGCGCGTGCCCGAAGACACGCCGCTGTTTCCGCCTCGGGTGCCGCCCGTGTTCGCGTCGGGGGGCCCCGTGCCCGGGCTGTCGAGCTGGCTCCTCGAACGCAAACTCGGCGGCGGCGGGTTCGGCGAAGTGTGGCTCGCGAAGCACGCGTGGGACCCCGAGCTGAGGCCGCGGGCCGTCAAGTTCTGTACCGACCCGGCCGCCCGGCACCGGCTCGTGACACACGAAAAGAACGTCGTCCTTCGGGTCATGAAGTACGCGGGCAAGCACCCCAACATCATCCCCCTGCTCGACTGCAACCTGGAGGGTGACGCGCCCTGGCTCATGTACGAGTTCGTCGAGGGCGGCACGCTGGCCGGTGCCGTCGGGCAGTGGCGCAAGTTGCCCCCGCACAAGCGGATCGACCTCGCGGTTCCCGCCCTCCACGCCATCGCCGGCGCGCTCGGAGCGGTCCACCGGTTCGACCCGCCGCTCGTCCACCGCGACATGAAGCCCCACAACATCCTCATGGCCGGTTCGGTCCCGCGGATCACCGACTTCGGCATCGGCGGTCTGGCCCTCCGACCGGCGGAAGGGACCGTCCCGGAGTCCGCGACCGAAGGTGCGGCACGGTTACCGGACGAACTTCGCACGGCCGGCACCCGAATTTACGCCCCGCCCGAACAGCTCTTCGGAAACGCGCCCAGCCCCCGCGACGATGTGTACGCCCTCGGGATCATCGCGTACCAGTTGTTCACCGGCGACCTGACGACCGCCCCGGGTCCGGATACCGATTACGAGCTGCGCCGGCTCCGGGTGCCCGGGGAACTGGTCACACTCGTGATGATGAGCGCCGCCATCAACCCCGACCGGCGCCCGGCGGACGCGGGTGTCTGGGCGGACGTACTCGAAGCCTTTCTTAGAAAAACGCACAGAGACACGGACCCAACAACCTCCCGCGTGCCCACTGTCACCGTGCCCGCGCTCGCCGAACCGGTATCCTCACGCTCTGAACCGCTCCCCGCACGCACCGAACCCGCGCCGGCCGAGACGGTCCCGCACCATCCGTCCCCGCCCCGGATCAAAGCTCACTGGGGAGTGTGGGACGGGTCGCAATCGGTACGGCGCAAGAACACTCAGACGTCGGCGGCGTGGGTGCTGATCGCGAGCCTGCTGATCGTGATCGGTCTGTTTGCAACCTTCCTGGTCCTCATGTCTCGTCCGGCCGGATAG
- a CDS encoding DUF4282 domain-containing protein — protein sequence MPTVPCPGCAQPVAIPDPPTASAYSCPHCRTRVPSAPTPPKPKPKPKPAAFEFDTDDEVDEPDVPRSHRRRRPQGNLIGDFLTFRLMVTPVVIQIVFWIGVLACLGFGISLIAAGLNTNDELRKKISVYVIAFGVLVMIAGPVVVRIYCELLIIFFKIHDELKVANDRQRYRS from the coding sequence ATGCCCACTGTTCCCTGTCCCGGCTGCGCACAACCCGTTGCCATCCCCGATCCGCCCACCGCCTCGGCCTATTCTTGTCCGCATTGCCGCACCCGCGTCCCGTCTGCACCGACCCCGCCCAAACCCAAGCCCAAGCCGAAACCGGCCGCGTTCGAGTTCGATACCGACGATGAAGTGGACGAGCCGGATGTCCCGCGCTCGCACCGGAGGCGTCGTCCGCAGGGCAACCTCATCGGCGACTTCCTGACCTTCCGCTTGATGGTGACGCCGGTCGTTATTCAAATCGTGTTCTGGATCGGCGTCCTCGCCTGTCTCGGGTTCGGTATCAGCTTGATCGCGGCGGGACTTAACACGAACGACGAACTGCGGAAAAAGATATCCGTCTATGTGATCGCCTTCGGCGTCCTCGTCATGATTGCGGGACCGGTGGTCGTTCGAATCTACTGTGAGCTTCTGATCATCTTCTTCAAGATCCACGACGAACTGAAAGTTGCGAACGACCGCCAACGATACCGCTCATAA
- a CDS encoding PQQ-binding-like beta-propeller repeat protein: protein MNPARTLVVALLLGSSAAAAEPAVWPQWRGPTRDGAVTGSAWPETLEGDALKPIWRIEKLGPSYSGPIVTRDRVFTTQTVDKKTEVVSAHDRKTGKELWKTSWDGSITVPFFAAKNGSWIRSTPAFDGKVLFVAGIKDLLVALDGDTGKELWRLDFVQEFGTPPPDFGFVCSPLVDDTGVYVQAGGSFVKVDKKTGKVLWRALKDGGGTMGSAFSSPVLARIAGTDQVVVQTRTKLAGVDRGTGKELWTKEIPSFRGMNILTPVPVGDDGIFTSTYGGNTRLLRVTSEGGKYDTRDAWGLKYEGNMTTPVVVADHAYVLGKDKRLVCVNLKTGKEAWGTDERFGDYWSMVANGDKILALDSRGLLYLLKADAKEFDLIGKRKVSDSETWAHLAVCGDEIFIRDLNGLTAWRWSGK, encoded by the coding sequence ATGAACCCGGCTCGCACACTTGTCGTCGCCCTGCTCCTCGGCTCGAGCGCAGCGGCCGCGGAGCCGGCCGTATGGCCGCAGTGGCGCGGCCCGACCCGCGACGGCGCCGTGACCGGTTCCGCGTGGCCGGAGACGCTGGAAGGCGACGCGCTGAAACCGATCTGGCGGATCGAAAAGCTCGGGCCGAGCTACTCCGGGCCGATCGTCACCCGGGACCGCGTGTTCACCACTCAGACCGTGGACAAGAAGACCGAGGTGGTCTCCGCGCACGACCGGAAGACCGGAAAAGAGTTGTGGAAAACCAGTTGGGACGGCTCGATCACCGTTCCGTTCTTCGCGGCCAAGAACGGGAGCTGGATCCGCTCGACCCCCGCGTTCGACGGGAAGGTCCTGTTCGTTGCGGGCATCAAGGATCTGCTCGTCGCCCTCGACGGCGATACCGGGAAGGAGCTTTGGCGGCTCGACTTCGTTCAGGAGTTCGGCACGCCGCCGCCGGACTTCGGGTTCGTCTGCTCGCCCCTGGTCGATGACACCGGCGTCTACGTTCAAGCCGGCGGCTCGTTTGTGAAGGTGGACAAGAAGACCGGAAAGGTGCTCTGGCGGGCGCTCAAGGACGGCGGCGGGACGATGGGGTCGGCGTTCTCTTCGCCGGTGTTAGCCCGGATCGCCGGGACCGATCAGGTCGTGGTGCAGACGCGGACGAAGCTCGCCGGCGTGGACCGCGGCACCGGCAAAGAACTATGGACCAAGGAGATCCCGTCGTTCCGCGGGATGAACATCCTCACGCCCGTGCCCGTCGGCGACGACGGCATTTTTACCAGCACGTATGGGGGCAACACGCGGCTGCTGAGGGTGACGAGCGAGGGGGGCAAGTACGACACGCGGGACGCCTGGGGGCTGAAGTACGAGGGCAACATGACCACGCCGGTCGTGGTCGCCGACCACGCCTACGTACTGGGAAAGGATAAGCGGCTCGTGTGTGTGAACCTGAAGACGGGGAAAGAAGCATGGGGGACCGACGAGCGGTTCGGGGACTACTGGAGCATGGTCGCGAACGGGGACAAGATCCTCGCGCTCGACAGCCGCGGGCTGCTGTACCTGCTGAAAGCCGACGCGAAGGAATTCGACCTGATCGGGAAGCGTAAGGTGTCCGATTCCGAGACGTGGGCGCACCTCGCGGTGTGCGGCGACGAGATCTTTATCCGTGACTTGAACGGGCTGACGGCCTGGCGCTGGTCCGGGAAGTGA
- a CDS encoding WD40 domain-containing protein translates to MRIRFALVCLIVPALSVARAEEPAKVSYYKDLRPVFQQNCNGCHQPAKPLGGYVTTGHADLLKAGERGKTGVVAGKPSESYLIEQIKVHKNGKAEMPKNRDPLSTAQIKLVTDWIAQGAADDTPASAKAVAVDAAHPPKYLAPPVVTALSYSPDGKRLAVTGYHEILLYDTETYELKARLIGISERVQSLAYSPDGKKIAAVGGAPGRFGEVQVWTAETEKLLVSAPVTFDTLYGVSWSPDGKHIAFGCADNTVRAVDALTGRQFLQMGTHSDWVLGTVFSQDGQHLVSVGRDMSMKLTEVGTQRFVDNVTSITPGALKGGLIAVDRRPMFLVTSTLRFFGGQITSRSMRMQKVPADAPGAKPNLYDELVVAGSDGVPRLYKMHREVKREIGDDSNKIREYEKMPGRISAVAFNADGTKFAAVSSLDGKGEVRVYDTSTGAKVVCEGVTGPAYAVAWQPGGKQIASAGFDGAVWLHDPATGKLVRRFTVLPKE, encoded by the coding sequence ATGCGGATTCGCTTTGCACTCGTTTGTCTGATCGTCCCCGCACTGTCGGTCGCCCGCGCCGAAGAACCGGCGAAGGTCAGTTACTACAAGGACCTCCGGCCGGTCTTCCAGCAGAACTGCAACGGCTGCCATCAGCCGGCCAAACCGCTCGGCGGCTACGTGACGACCGGCCACGCCGACCTGCTGAAAGCGGGCGAGCGCGGGAAGACCGGTGTCGTCGCGGGCAAGCCGTCCGAAAGCTACCTCATCGAGCAGATCAAGGTTCACAAAAACGGCAAAGCCGAGATGCCGAAGAACCGCGACCCGCTCAGCACCGCACAGATCAAACTGGTGACGGACTGGATCGCCCAGGGCGCGGCCGACGACACGCCGGCCAGCGCGAAGGCCGTCGCGGTGGACGCCGCGCACCCGCCAAAGTATCTCGCGCCGCCGGTCGTGACCGCGCTCAGCTACAGCCCGGACGGGAAGCGCCTCGCCGTGACCGGCTACCACGAGATCCTCCTCTACGACACCGAGACCTACGAACTCAAAGCGCGGCTGATCGGCATCTCGGAGCGGGTCCAGTCGCTCGCGTACTCGCCGGACGGGAAGAAGATCGCGGCCGTGGGGGGCGCGCCCGGCCGCTTCGGCGAGGTACAGGTCTGGACCGCGGAAACCGAAAAGCTCCTCGTCTCCGCGCCGGTCACGTTCGACACCCTCTACGGCGTGAGCTGGTCCCCCGATGGCAAGCACATTGCGTTCGGCTGTGCCGACAACACGGTGCGCGCGGTGGACGCCCTCACCGGCCGGCAGTTCCTCCAAATGGGCACGCACTCGGACTGGGTACTCGGCACCGTCTTCTCGCAGGACGGCCAGCACCTCGTCTCCGTGGGCCGCGACATGAGCATGAAGCTCACCGAGGTCGGCACCCAGCGGTTCGTGGACAACGTAACGAGCATCACCCCCGGCGCCCTGAAGGGCGGGCTGATCGCGGTCGACCGCCGACCGATGTTTCTCGTGACGAGTACGCTCCGGTTCTTCGGGGGCCAGATCACCTCCCGGAGCATGCGGATGCAGAAGGTGCCGGCCGACGCGCCGGGGGCGAAGCCGAACCTCTACGACGAGTTGGTCGTCGCCGGCTCCGACGGCGTACCGCGGCTCTACAAGATGCACCGCGAAGTGAAGCGCGAGATCGGCGACGACTCGAACAAGATCCGCGAGTACGAGAAGATGCCGGGGCGCATTTCGGCCGTCGCGTTCAACGCGGACGGCACCAAGTTCGCCGCGGTCAGCAGCCTCGACGGCAAGGGCGAGGTGCGGGTCTACGACACCAGCACCGGCGCCAAAGTGGTGTGCGAGGGCGTGACCGGACCGGCCTATGCGGTCGCGTGGCAGCCCGGAGGAAAGCAGATCGCCTCCGCCGGCTTCGACGGCGCGGTGTGGCTCCACGACCCGGCCACCGGCAAACTCGTGCGCCGCTTCACCGTGCTGCCGAAGGAATGA
- a CDS encoding VOC family protein, with translation MARPNFIELPTRDLASSQVFFEQVFGMKMTGFGPTYACTLTGDVDIGLQADQAEVTLAPLPVIDVNDLEATLAAVTAAGAPVTKAIFSFPGGRRFHFRDPSGNELAAMQADPA, from the coding sequence GTGGCGCGACCCAATTTCATCGAACTCCCCACACGCGACCTTGCCTCGAGTCAGGTGTTTTTTGAGCAGGTTTTTGGCATGAAGATGACGGGTTTCGGACCCACCTACGCGTGTACCCTGACCGGGGACGTGGACATCGGTTTGCAGGCGGACCAGGCGGAGGTGACCCTGGCCCCCCTGCCGGTGATCGATGTGAACGATCTGGAGGCGACGCTCGCCGCCGTCACCGCGGCCGGTGCGCCGGTCACCAAAGCCATATTCAGTTTCCCCGGCGGCCGGCGCTTTCACTTCCGCGACCCGAGCGGCAACGAACTGGCAGCGATGCAGGCGGACCCGGCTTGA
- a CDS encoding nucleotide sugar dehydrogenase, with protein MSATLAALLARVQNKTATVGIIGLGYVGLPLARAFATAGFRVLGFDIDTAKVEKLNAGKSFIKQIPDETVAGMRAAGFEATDRFARLNEPDAILICVPTPLTEAREPDLTYVVNSANAIAGRLRRGQLVILESTTYPSTTRGVMLPVLERTGLSAGTDFFVAFSPEREDPGNPTHSVSHIPKVVGGLDAGSGDVACALYSAIVPKVVRVSTPEVAEACKILENTYRAINIALVNEMKVLYDRMGIDVWEVIDAAKTKPFGFQAFYPGPGLGGHCIPLDPFYLSWIAKHYGMTTRFIELAGEVNTAMPMYVITKVGDALNDAGKAVRGSRVAVLGMAYKKDVDDPRESPSFELMDHLLKKGATVSYNDPHIPSLPRMRHWPHLEPMQSQPLTPEYLAAQDCVLIATDHTAYDYAFIVKHSRLVIDTRNATKAVTVGREKIVRA; from the coding sequence ATGTCGGCTACACTCGCCGCTCTACTCGCGCGCGTCCAGAACAAAACGGCCACGGTCGGGATCATCGGCCTCGGGTACGTCGGCCTGCCGCTGGCACGGGCCTTCGCGACCGCCGGGTTCCGCGTTCTGGGCTTCGATATCGACACGGCCAAGGTCGAGAAGCTGAACGCCGGTAAGTCGTTCATCAAGCAGATCCCGGACGAGACCGTCGCCGGGATGCGGGCGGCCGGGTTCGAGGCGACCGATCGTTTCGCGCGGCTGAACGAGCCGGACGCGATCCTCATCTGCGTGCCCACGCCGCTCACCGAGGCCCGCGAGCCGGACCTCACCTATGTCGTCAACTCGGCGAACGCGATCGCCGGGCGCCTGCGGCGGGGCCAACTCGTCATTCTGGAGAGCACCACGTACCCCAGCACCACGCGCGGCGTCATGCTGCCCGTTCTGGAACGCACGGGCCTCAGCGCCGGGACGGACTTCTTCGTGGCGTTCAGCCCGGAGCGGGAGGACCCCGGCAACCCGACGCACTCCGTCAGCCACATCCCGAAGGTGGTGGGCGGCCTCGACGCCGGCAGCGGCGACGTCGCCTGCGCCCTGTACTCGGCGATCGTGCCCAAAGTGGTCCGCGTCTCGACGCCGGAAGTCGCTGAAGCGTGCAAGATCCTGGAGAACACGTACCGGGCGATCAACATCGCGCTGGTGAACGAGATGAAGGTGCTCTACGACCGGATGGGCATCGACGTGTGGGAGGTGATCGACGCCGCGAAGACCAAGCCGTTCGGGTTCCAGGCGTTCTACCCCGGTCCGGGGCTCGGCGGGCACTGCATCCCGCTCGACCCGTTTTACCTGTCGTGGATCGCGAAGCACTACGGCATGACGACGCGGTTCATCGAACTGGCGGGCGAGGTGAACACCGCGATGCCGATGTACGTCATCACGAAGGTGGGCGACGCGCTCAACGACGCCGGTAAAGCGGTCCGCGGGAGCCGGGTCGCGGTTCTGGGCATGGCGTACAAGAAGGACGTGGACGACCCGCGTGAGTCGCCGAGTTTCGAGCTGATGGACCACCTGCTGAAGAAGGGGGCGACGGTCAGCTACAACGACCCGCACATCCCGTCGCTGCCGCGGATGCGGCACTGGCCGCACCTGGAGCCGATGCAGAGTCAGCCGCTGACGCCCGAGTACCTCGCGGCCCAGGACTGCGTGCTAATCGCCACCGACCACACCGCCTACGACTACGCCTTCATCGTGAAGCACAGCCGATTGGTCATCGACACCCGCAACGCAACGAAGGCCGTTACCGTCGGGCGGGAGAAGATTGTGCGGGCGTGA